CTGTCAATTGTTCTACATCATCGATGCCGTGTGTGGCTATAGTAGCTGCTGCTGCTTTCTCTGCAGAAAACGCAATGCCTTGCATATTATGTGATAATATATCGCGCAACTTCTCTTTCGCTGTGACCACCGCCACTTTTCTACCTGCATTTGCTGCTGCTGCCAGCAGGGTTTCTGCACGTAAGTAAGAAGCGGAATTCATCATCACTTCCTGGTCCAGTGTTGCATCATAGAAAAAGTTGCCACAGATACCGTGTACAGCAGGTGTAACCCCCGTGACGATAGACGAATTATTCACGTTAGTAAAAGAGGGCAATGCCCCTCTGACCATTCCCCTGTAGCCTTGTTGAGTCATCTTTTTCAGGTGAGGCATGTGGTCAAAAGCGAGTGAAATGTCCAGGTATTCATCGGCAGAACCATCCAGGCAGATCACTACAATGGGGGCCGCTGGCGGTTGGTAAGTAATGCCATTCGCAGTAAAGGATAAGGTGGATATAGACATGAGATTAGTTTTGTGGTTCTGAAAATCCTTCAAAAGCGCTCTTTACAGGGCGGCCTATCCAGGCATAAGGTTGCCTGGCATGCAGGGCAAATGCAATGGTGGCAGCCAGGTCGTATGTGTATACAGGTTGTGTGATCACATAACCGGGTTTTACATCTTTGCCAGAAAAGATCATGGCAATTTCGGCTTCTTCCGGTGTGGCGCCGCCATGACTTTTGCCTTTACCACCATGGTCTGCGGTGATGATCACCAGTGTGTTTGGTGGAATGCTTTCCATGATGCGGCCAATGAGTGAATCGGTTTTGGCAACTGCCTGGTAGTATAAGGGAGAACCATGGCCATATTCATGGCCCGCATGGTCTACGTGATCGAAGTGAACAAAGGCAAAGAGTGGTTTCTCTGCACGGATATATTGAATAAAATCAGTAGCGGTGGAGTCTTCAGTATTGAAATGACGGTCATGACTAACGGCTTTCTTTTCGAACAGGCGGCCAAAGTCGTCCCAGTGGTATACCGCGCCGATATTGGCTTTGGGGTATTGCTGGTGAAGTACGCCAAATATTGTAGGGAAGATACCTTCGTCATTGGCTACTACCGGTGGCAGCGAATGTTTGTCGCGTTGCCAGTCATTGTCCGTAATGCCATGTTGTTCAGGACCCGCACCCATGATCATACTGGCCCAGTTGGGACTACTGCTGCTGGGTAGTACAGTCCTTACATTCCACTTTACGGCGCCGTGGGCGATGAGGTTATGCATCACAGGTGTTTTTGCCTGTTTGATCCCATCAGGGCTCATGCCATCTACCCCGATGATGATGACGTGTTCGATACCTTTAGGCAGTTTCTCCTGTGCTTTCAGGAAAGTCGGCAATAATAAGATACAGCCAGTCAAAAGTTTTTTCATATAGCGTTGATTATGATGTCCAGAGCGTGGTCCATTTCTTCTTTGGTAGTGATCAGGGGTGGGTATAGCGATAATACCTTGCCACTGGATACTTTGAAACTAAGACCCTGCTCCAGGCAGCGGTACAATGCCTGCTCAGCATTGTCCGCTTCTATTGCCCAGAGCATTCCTTTGCCTCGTGTAGAATAACTTTTCAGGCGGGAACGGATATGTGCTTCCATTTCCATTACGTGATCCAATACCTTATATTCTTCCATGTAGTCCAGTGCAGCCAGCGCGGCGGCGGCGCCTAATGGGTTCTTTTCATGGGTATAATGCCCCAGTGATATATGTGCGGCTTTATTAAATTCTTCTTTACAGAGCATGGCGGCCATGGGTACCAGCCCTGCGCCCAGTCCTTTTCCTAATACAACAATGTCGGGTATGATATCGTATTGCTGCCAGGCGTAGAGGGTGCCGGTACGACCCATGCAGATAGGGATTTCGTCCAGTATCAGCAGCACCCCATGGCGGGTACAGATCTCTCTCAGTCTTTTCCAGTATTGAACAGATGGAATGATCACGTCTGTGCTGCGAATGGTTTCGGCTACCAATGCGCCGATATCGCCTTCTTTTTCGATGACGTATTCAATGTAGTCTACATAGGCCATTTCATCTTTCCAGATGCCTCGTTGTGTATCTGGTGGCGGAACATGGATATTACCGGGTAAGAGGGGCCCGATATCCTGGTGAAACTGGTATTCCCCACCTACGGAGATGCTATCCATGGAGGCGCCGTGGAAGGAATCGTACATAGAGATGGTCTTGTATTTTCCTGTAACCACGCGGGCGAGTTTTAATGCCATTCCGATGGCGGAGGTGCCACCCGGCGCAAATAATACCCTGCTTAAGTCTCCTGTAGTCAGTCTTTCCGCAAGCCGGATAGCTGGTTGGTTGGTAAACCTCCTGGGAGAGAAAGCAAGGGTATCCATTTGCGCTTTCACCCTGTCCGTGATGTATTTATTCTGGTAACCGAGTTGGTGGACGCTGTTACCATGGAAGTCCATGTATTTTTTACCCTGTTGGTTGATGATGTATATGCCGGTTGCGCCGGATAGTACATCCATGCAGGGGGTAGAGAGTGACTGGTGTAGGAATACTTTTGCATCTGCAGCCAGTAGTTCGGTTGTGGCGGGGTCTGTGTGCCGGGTCATCCATTGCTGGCGACTTTCTGATAGGTTTATATCCCCTTCTTTTGATGAGAATTGCGATTGCATGTTGGCAAATATCTAAAAGAAATTGTTTAGTTGGGCTTAACAAATTGTTAAGTAATAGTAAATTTATGAATTAGCTGCGATTTACTAATACTAAACATTGGTAAATTTCCCGTGTTTGTCGCATGAAAATTCACCGGGATGGTTATTATGAGGCTGTAGAGGAGACTGGTAGGTAAAAAAGACTTAATTTTTAATTAATGTTGGCTTAACCTAATCTCAACTTTTGTAAAATATATTTACAAATATTAAACTTTCTCGCCTATGCATCGTTTACTTAAAAATGCTTCCGGCCCCTGGTTCACCATCTGGTGCCTGGTTGCTTCTTTTGGCACTTACTTTTGTATGTATGCTTTTCGTAAACCGATGTCTACAGGTCTATATTCCGAATACACACTATTTGGGATGGGGTACAAATCTATCCTGATCATTTCGCAGGTACTGGGGTATATGACTTCCAAATTCATAGGGATCAAAGTCATTTCTGAACTGCGGCCGGCAGCGAGGATAAAGCTCATTATTGGGTTGGTAGGTTTTTCAGCTATTGCCCTGTTATTTTTTGGTCTTGTACCTTATCCCTATAATTTCATTTTCCTGTTTTTCAACGGTCTCCCATTGGGGATGATCTGGGGTGTAGTTTTTAGTTTCCTCGAAGGCCGTAAATACACTGAAATGTTATCCATTGGGCTCAGTATCAGTATTATTGCGGCAAGTGGTATATTAAAAACCTCCTACCTGGAAGTTCATAGCCTTTTTCCAAATATCTCAGAGTTCTGGCTCCCCTTTATTATTGGCGCCATCGCATTTCCTTTCTTTTGCTTTTTTGTGTGGATGCTTTCTGTTATTCCCGCTCCTTCCGAAGCAGATAAAGCATTACGTGCAGAACGACCACCCATGACGCAGGCAGACAAAACGAATGTGCTCCGCCAGTATGGGCCAGGTATTGCCTGTATCATGATCGTCTATTGTATGCTTGCTACCATGCGCGATTTCAGGGATAACTTTTCCGTAGAGATCTGGAATGAACTTGATGCACACTGGAACAAAACTGTCCTCGCCCAAACCGAAGTAATCTGTAGCATTTTTGTGCTCCTGGCTGTCGGCGCACTCAGTTTAATCAAGAATAATGAAAAAGCTTTTCATGTAACTATGGGGGTAATCATTGCTGGTATTGGTATGGGAGGTATTAGTACCTTATTATATCATGTACACCTCATCTCCGGATTTAGCTGGATGTTGTGGTTGGGCATGGGACTATTTTTATCATATGTGCCCGTTCAGGTCGCTCTCTTTGAAAGGATGATTGCGCTGTTTCACATCCGTGCAAACGCCGGATATTTTGTATACCTCTGCGATGCTCTTGGCTACCTCGGCAGTGTTGGAATACTCTTCTATAAGGAATTCTTTGCTAAAACAGTGAAGTGGTCGGATACAATGGCCCAGTTTAGCTGCATAATGACCCTGGGTGGTGGGGTACTTTTGATTATGGGTATGTTGTTTTTTAAAAAACTCCTGTTAAATAAAGAAGTAAGCTACCAGAATTAAGGCAGTATCCTCCCCGATATTGGCTGGTCGATGTCCCTGTCTGCCATCAAAAAAAATGGAATCACCAGCATATAAGGTGTGTTTCTCATTGTTGATCAGGTACTCAACGGTGCCCTGTACAATATATTTATATTCGTAGGCCTCTGTCTTGACCATATTTGTTCTTTTGGCGCCTGGCTTCAGTTCCAGCATCACGATGTCTACCGGGAAGTTCTTCAGGTTGCGCGTCATAATGCGCTTGTACTTAAACCCTTTTGTCTTTTCCTTTTCGAATTCATAGTAGTCTTCGCTCCGCTTCACAATCACATGCGATGCGGTCGCCTGTTGCTCGATGCCTTTGAAAAATTCATTCAGGTCCAGATCCAGCGAAGTAATAATATTCATCAATACCAGCAGGGAAGGAATAGTACGGTTATTCTCGATCTGTGAAATAAGGCCTTTGCTCACATCGGCCTTGCTGGCCAGTTCCTGCACAGTGATCCCTTTAGCTTTACGAATCTCTTTAATCTTGTTTCCGATTTGTATCAGTATATCTTCCTGCATAATTTAAGATAAGGCTTCGGAGTAAAGATAGAATATTTATCTTTGCTCTGTCGTGGGAAAATTACGCCTGTACATATTAATGGGTCTCTTTACGCTGCACACCCTCTCCTTTGACCAGCTCATGAAGCTGCCGGTACTGGTGATGCACTATATTGAGCATCGCGCACAAGATGGAAATCTGAGCGTGGTGGAGTTTCTTTCGATGCACTACTGTGGGAAGGATGACAATGACGGTGACCAGGAACGTGATAACCAGTTGCCCTTCAAAAAAGTAAGTACCACAACCGTTCATCAGGTATTCATACCATTCGCTAAAATTACAAATCTCAAACTACAGGCGGCAACCAATATTACTATAAAATATCCGGAGCCGGATCACGATCGACTGCCCAATCCTGCAACCAGTGCCCTTTTCCGTCCTCCACGGGTATAATCGCTTCTTACATATTTATTTGCTAAGGAAGGTCGCCTTCCTGAAATTTCTATTTGATCGAATCTGATATATTATGCTTAATAAAATAATTAGCTTTTCTGTAAAGAATAAGCTGATCATTGGGCTTTTTGTAATTGCCCTTATCGGCTGGGGCACTTTTGAAGTCACCCGTTTACCCATCGATGCAGTGCCCGATATTACGGACAACCAGGTGCAGGTAATTACAGTATCTCCTGCTCTTGGCGCCCCGGATGTAGAGCGACTGATTACCTTTCCGATTGAACAATCCTGTAGTAATATACCGGGTCTGAAACAACTCAGAAGCTTTTCCCGCTTTGGTTTGTCGCTCGTTACTGTCGTTTTCAACGACGAGACCGACATTTATTGGGCCCGCCAACAGATTGCCGAGCGACTGGCACAGGTGCAGGATGCTATTCCTAATGGCATAGGAAAGCCTGAAATGGCACCGGTGACCACCGGGCTTGGTGAGATCTACCAATACGTTGTAAGGCCCAAAAAGGGGTATGAAGGTAAATACACCCCTATGGACCTCCGTACCCTGCAGGACTGGACAGTGCGCCGTCTGCTGCTCGGTACACCTGGTGTGGCAGATGTAAGTAGTTTTGGTGGTGAACTGAAGCAATACGAAATCGCTGTACGGTCCGAACAACTCAAAGCTTACGGCCTTACCATCGCTGATGTATTTAACGCACTGGAAAAGAATAACGAGAATACCGGTGGTGCCTATATTGAAAAAGGCCCTACCGTACTTTATATCCGAAGCGAAGGTCTGACGGGAAGTATTGCTGACATTGAAAAGATTGTTGTAAAGAATCTCAGCAACGGTGTACCCCTGCTTATCCGCGATGTGGCAGAAGTACGTTTGGGTGCTGCCACCCGCTATGGTGCTATGTGTTTTAATAAAGAAGGCGAGGTCGCAGGTGCAGTCGTGATGATGCTGAAAGGAGAAAATTCCTCTGCGGTGATCAAAAGAGTGAAAGAGAAGGTAGCACAAATACAAAAGGCTTTGCCGGAGGGGGTGGTCATAGAGCCATTCCTGGATCGTACCAAAATGGTGAACAATGCTATTCAGACTGTTGAGCACAATCTGATGGAAGGTGCGCTCATCGTGGTATTTGTGCTGGTGTTCTTTTTGGGTAATATCAGGGCTGGGCTGATAGTATCTTCCGTAATTCCCCTCTCCATGCTGTTCGCCATTATCCTGATGAACAAGTTTGGAGTAGGTGGTAACCTGATGAGTCTTGGTGCGATTGACTTCGGATTGATCGTAGATGGTACCGTGATCGTAGTGGAAGCAATTCTGCATCGGTTTTCACATTCTAAGTTATCGAACATCACGCAGGAGCAGATGGATACGGAGGTGAATAAAAGCACGGGAACGATGATCCGATCCGCTGTATTCAGTCAGATCATCATCCTCATTGTATATATTCCGATCCTCTCCCTGCAGGGAATTGAAGGTAAGATGTTCAAACCAATGGCATTTACCGTGGCATTTGCCATTTTGGGCGCATTCCTGCTTTCCATTACATATGTACCGATGATGAGCGCCCTGTGTCTGAATAAAAAGCTCTCTCATAAGGCCTCACTGGCCGATAAAATGATGGCACGCCTGGAACGGTTTTATCAACCGCTGTTGAGCCGTGTAATGAACTTTCCAAAGACTATTATTGCAGGTTGCGTGGTATTGATGGCAGCAGCAGTGATCATACTCGGACAAATGGGTGGTGAGTTTATCCCACAATTGGAAGAAGGTGACTTTGCCGTAGAAACCCGCCTGCTTACAGGTAGTAACCTGAAAACGACTATTCATGCTACGCAGCAGGCCTCTGGTATTTTATTGAAAGAATTCCCTGAAGTAGAAAAGGTCGTGACGAAAATAGGTAGTGCGGAAATTCCTACAGACCCTATGCCGCTGGAAGCAGCAGATATGATGGTGATCCTGAAAGATAAAAAGTTATGGACCTCTGCAAAGACCTTCCCGGAATTGTCTCAGAAGATGACGGAAGCACTCTCTGTGGTACCGGGTCTCAGCGTTGGATTTCAGTTTCCTGTACAGATGCGTTTCAATGAATTGATGACAGGTGCCCGTCAGGATGTGGTGTGTAAGATCTTTGGTGAAGATCTTGACTCACTCGCATTCTATGCGAACAAGCTGGGTGAGGTCATCCACACTGTGAAAGGCGCGGTGAATATTTATATAGAGAGCGTAACCGGTATGCCACAGATCGTGATCAATTACAACCGGGATGCCATGGCCCGCTATGGGCTCAATGTAAGCGACATAAACAGGGTTGTGAATGCGGCCTTTGCTGGTCAGCGTGCGGGTGTGGTTTATGAGGGCGAGAAGCGATTTGACATGGTGGTGCGGTTAGCCGGTGAAGCAAGACAGAACATCTCTGATGTAGAAAACCTGCTGGTGCCAGCTGCCAATGGTATGCAGATACCACTTTACCAGGTGGCGGAAATCAAAGAGATCGAAGGACCGAACCAGATTCAGCGTGAAAATACCCGCCGTCGTATCATTGTCGGTTTCAACGTAAATGGTCGTGACGTACAGACCATTGTACAGGAGCTGCAACAGAAGGTAGCTGCGGAGGTGAAACTGCCTTTAGGATACTCTATTGTATACGGTGGCGCTTTCGATAACCTGACTAATGCCAAACAGCGTTTAGCTATCGTAGTGCCGATCGCGTTATTGCTGATCTTCCTGTTATTATATTTTGCTTTCCAGTCTGTGAAACAGGGTTTGCTTATTTATACAGCGATTCCATTGTCTGCTATCGGGGGCATCTTTGCTTTATGGATACGTGATATGCCGTTTAGTATCTCTGCCGGCGTGGGTTTTATTGCGCTCTTTGGCGTGGCGGTATTGAATGGTATCCTGCTGGTGAATGAATTTAACAGGTTGAAGAGTGAAGGCTGGCATGACGTACGCCGTATTGTGATCCATGCGACCAAGGCTAAACTGCGTGCGGTATTGATGACAGCATTGGTACCATCACTGGGATTTATTCCGATGGCCGTCAGTGCAGGTGCTGGTGCAGAAGTACAGAAACCACTGGCCACCGTGGTGATCGGTGGTTTGATCATATCTACTATGCTAACACTTTTTGTATTACCCGTATTATACATCCTTTTTGAAAAAGGATTCCGTTTTTATAAAAAAGGGGTTGCTGTGGGCATACTTTTGTTGGTTGGAACAGCCGTGAATGCGCAACAAAAGGTTGGCTTGCAGGAATCACTGGATCTGGCGGTAAAAAATAACCTGCATATCAAAGCAGCTAAATCAGGGGAAGATTATTATGCGATGTTGCGCAAGAGCAGTTTCAATCCTGAGAAGACACAAATAGGTGCGGAATATGGCCACATCAACAGTATGGCGAATGATAACCGGTTCACCATCTCCCAGGGGATTTATTTTCCAACTGTGTACAAGCGCCAGCGTGATCTGGGTATTGCACAATGGCAGATCAGTCAGGCCAGTACCCGTAACATGGAGAATGAGTTGAAGGCAAAGGTGAAATCTACCTTCTACCTGCTGCTGGTATTACAGGAAAAACAGCGACTGCTTCAAAACGCGGATAGCATATATGCGGCCTTTGTAGCCAAAGCGACCTTGCGACTCAAAACAGGTGATACCGATGCACTGGAAAAAGCGACGGCAGAAAACCAGCGCTTACAAATCGCTTCGCAACTGGCCATCCTGCAAACAGATTATAACGCCGCATTACAGTTGTTCCGTGTGTTGCTAAATAGCACGACGCCTGTGGTTCCAGCAAGTGATACTTTGGTATACCACCCGGCAGCACTGCCAGACAGCAATAGCCTGAACAACTCCCCTATCCTGCAACTGCAACAACGACACCTCGATGCGACCAGTGCCGAATACAAACTGGAAAAGAGCAGATTGCTGCCTTCTATTAATTTAGGTTTTGCAAATACCAGCATTATCGGTTACCAGAATGTAACGGGAACTGACAGGTATTACGGTAGCGACACCCGGTTCTCCGCAGTCAGTGCAGGTGTAGGCATTCCTATCTTTGGTGGTGCGCAGCGTGCGCGTATCAAGGCAGGTAATATCCTCATTCAACAGCAGCAACAGGAAATGGCAGCTAATAAACAGCAACTGGACCAGGAACTGAACCGGGCATTGACCAGCTATTACCGCTACCAGGAGCTGTTAGCATCATATATTTCTATCCAATTGCCCAATGCCGGTATACTGATCGAAGGTGCGAACAAACGATTGTATAGTGGAGAAAGCAGTTACCTCGAATGGACGATCCTGATCAATCAGGCCATCGAAACACGCAGCAACTATTATAATCTGATCATAGAAACTAACGATGCCGCTTTTGCCATCGAGAAAATCAGCGGAATTAACTAACTCATTTAAATACTCAACATGCGGGATATATTAAACGTTCTTGCAGGCTCACTAATCATCATTACCGGCTGTCACTCTTCATCCGGTAATAAGGAAGCGACCAAAACGGGAGCTGTAGATAGCAGCAATATCGTACAATTGTCAGCTATACAGGTAAAGAATGCAGGTATCATCACCGGCAAGCCTGAACTGAAACAGATGCATACCTCACTACGGGTGAACGGTGTGATCGACGTACCTCCTCAAAACCTTGTGTCTATCAGCATCCCACTGGGTGGGTATCTGAAGACCATGAACCTGCTGCCGGGTATGCAGGTAAAGAAAGGACAAATATTGGCTGTGCTGGAAGATCCGCAGTATGTACAGTTACAGGAGGACTACCTTGTGGCAAAAAACAAGCTGACCTTCCTTGAAGCAGATTTTGCCCGCCAGCAGGAGCTGAACCAGTCCAAGGCGAACAGCGACAAGGTATTGCAACAGGTAAAGAGCGACTATGAAAGCCAGAAGGTGATCGTACGTGCTCTCTCCGAGAAACTGCACCTGATCAACATCAATCCGGCAACCCTGCAATCATCAACCATTAGCCGCCAGATCAGCATTCCCGCACCCATCAGTGGGTTTGTAAGAAAGGTGAATGTAAACACCGGCAAGTATGTAGCACCTACTGATGTGTTGTTTGAACTGATGGATCCGGCGGACCTGCACCTGAGTCTTACTGTATTTGAGAAAGACCTTTCTCAGATCAGTCATGGGCAGGATGTGATTGCCTGGGCAAATGACGGCAGTGAAAAATACCAGGCGGAAGTACACTTTATTACACAGGGGGTAGATGAAACACATGCTGCAGAAGTGCACTGTCATCTAAAGAAATACGACAAACGACTGGTACCGGGTATGTTTATGAATGCTGAAATTGCCTTGAACAATGCGCAGGTAAAAGCATTACCGGATGCTGCGATTGTAAAGTGGCAGGGTAAAAACTATGTGTTCAAAGCAGATACCGGCTATATGTATACCATGGTGCCTGTAGAACCCGGCGCGCATACTGATGGTTTTACTGAAATCAAAACTGAATTACCTGAAGGAGAATATGTGATAAACAATGCTTATCCTGTGCTCATGAAAATGAAGAATAGCGGAGAGGATGAATAATAAAAACAGGGGCTGGCATTTTTTGCCAGTCCCTAAATTGTTTTTCCTTCTTTTCCAAACTCCTTCCTGATCCCTGCCAATATATCTTTTTGTAAGATGGATGTATCGCCTCTTTTTATAGCAGCGAGACAACTATGCCGCGATACGTTGATAATAGCCCCACCAGTCATCTCATACTTTTTAGCCACCTCAGATAGCAGAGATGCGTCTTCCATGGTCACATGTGCGGGGAATGATTGTTGCCAGAGCCGTTCACGTTGAGCCGGCCCCGGTACAGGAAAATAAATCATCGACTGAAAGCGGCGACCAAACGCTTCGTCTATATTTGCTTTTAAGTTTGTAGCCAGTACCACCAATCCCGGAAAATCTTCGATCCTTTGTAACAGGTAAGCTACTTCCTGATTTGCATAGCGGTCATTAGAAGAGGTGGTGTTGCTTCTCTTCCCAAACAATGCGTCTGCCTCATCAAAGAATAGTATCCAGTTTTTATTGATGGCCTGATCAAATACACCCGCCAGGTTTTTCTCTGTCTCTCCTATGAATTTTGATACGACCATGGATAGGTCAATACGGTATACATCCAGCCCGAAGGTCTTACCCAACAGGCAGGCTGTTAATGACTTGCCGGTACCGGGAGGTCCATAAAACAATGCCCTGTAGCCGGGTTTGATCTTGTTACTCATTTTCCAGTCCTGCAGCAGTGTCTGTCCGTATTCAACCCAGGTTCTAATTTCATCGACTTCGGCCATGGTTCGTTCATCCAGTACCAGGTCGTTCCAGTCCAGCCCCGTTTCAATTCTTTTGGCAGGAAAGTGTATACTGTAGTCAGGTTTATGAGGTGTACCTAAGGTGAAATAACTGAGGTATTCATTCGTGACCTGCAATGCGCCACTAAAGAATGGTTCATCTGCATGTGCGGGTTGAATACGCAGGATATTATGTTTGGCAAAGAAATGATCGGGGCCTAATAACTGATGCAACAGGAATCGCTGTTCCAGCTGATCGCCTGCTATTACAAAAGCGGCGGTTTCTCCGGTAGGCAGAAAGCCCCCGTGTTGCAGGCCTTTGATACCTCCAAATTCAGTAAACCCTCTATCGTAAGTGCTGTTCCTGAGATAAAAGATATCCAGCAGCTGTGGTTGGATATGCGGAGCGAGTGCGAGTAATAATAAGATCCTTTCGGGGATGGTGACATTGTAGTGTTGCAGGATCCGCGCGTACACTGAATCATCGGAAGGTAATGCCGGTGGCGCAGGGAATGATACAGTACTTTTTTCAAAGTATTGCTGCATGCGAACTTCCAGTACCTCTCTGAGCCACGCAAACTCCTGTTGTAAAACGG
This Chitinophaga sancti DNA region includes the following protein-coding sequences:
- a CDS encoding CusA/CzcA family heavy metal efflux RND transporter, with amino-acid sequence MLNKIISFSVKNKLIIGLFVIALIGWGTFEVTRLPIDAVPDITDNQVQVITVSPALGAPDVERLITFPIEQSCSNIPGLKQLRSFSRFGLSLVTVVFNDETDIYWARQQIAERLAQVQDAIPNGIGKPEMAPVTTGLGEIYQYVVRPKKGYEGKYTPMDLRTLQDWTVRRLLLGTPGVADVSSFGGELKQYEIAVRSEQLKAYGLTIADVFNALEKNNENTGGAYIEKGPTVLYIRSEGLTGSIADIEKIVVKNLSNGVPLLIRDVAEVRLGAATRYGAMCFNKEGEVAGAVVMMLKGENSSAVIKRVKEKVAQIQKALPEGVVIEPFLDRTKMVNNAIQTVEHNLMEGALIVVFVLVFFLGNIRAGLIVSSVIPLSMLFAIILMNKFGVGGNLMSLGAIDFGLIVDGTVIVVEAILHRFSHSKLSNITQEQMDTEVNKSTGTMIRSAVFSQIIILIVYIPILSLQGIEGKMFKPMAFTVAFAILGAFLLSITYVPMMSALCLNKKLSHKASLADKMMARLERFYQPLLSRVMNFPKTIIAGCVVLMAAAVIILGQMGGEFIPQLEEGDFAVETRLLTGSNLKTTIHATQQASGILLKEFPEVEKVVTKIGSAEIPTDPMPLEAADMMVILKDKKLWTSAKTFPELSQKMTEALSVVPGLSVGFQFPVQMRFNELMTGARQDVVCKIFGEDLDSLAFYANKLGEVIHTVKGAVNIYIESVTGMPQIVINYNRDAMARYGLNVSDINRVVNAAFAGQRAGVVYEGEKRFDMVVRLAGEARQNISDVENLLVPAANGMQIPLYQVAEIKEIEGPNQIQRENTRRRIIVGFNVNGRDVQTIVQELQQKVAAEVKLPLGYSIVYGGAFDNLTNAKQRLAIVVPIALLLIFLLLYFAFQSVKQGLLIYTAIPLSAIGGIFALWIRDMPFSISAGVGFIALFGVAVLNGILLVNEFNRLKSEGWHDVRRIVIHATKAKLRAVLMTALVPSLGFIPMAVSAGAGAEVQKPLATVVIGGLIISTMLTLFVLPVLYILFEKGFRFYKKGVAVGILLLVGTAVNAQQKVGLQESLDLAVKNNLHIKAAKSGEDYYAMLRKSSFNPEKTQIGAEYGHINSMANDNRFTISQGIYFPTVYKRQRDLGIAQWQISQASTRNMENELKAKVKSTFYLLLVLQEKQRLLQNADSIYAAFVAKATLRLKTGDTDALEKATAENQRLQIASQLAILQTDYNAALQLFRVLLNSTTPVVPASDTLVYHPAALPDSNSLNNSPILQLQQRHLDATSAEYKLEKSRLLPSINLGFANTSIIGYQNVTGTDRYYGSDTRFSAVSAGVGIPIFGGAQRARIKAGNILIQQQQQEMAANKQQLDQELNRALTSYYRYQELLASYISIQLPNAGILIEGANKRLYSGESSYLEWTILINQAIETRSNYYNLIIETNDAAFAIEKISGIN
- a CDS encoding DUF5690 family protein, which encodes MHRLLKNASGPWFTIWCLVASFGTYFCMYAFRKPMSTGLYSEYTLFGMGYKSILIISQVLGYMTSKFIGIKVISELRPAARIKLIIGLVGFSAIALLFFGLVPYPYNFIFLFFNGLPLGMIWGVVFSFLEGRKYTEMLSIGLSISIIAASGILKTSYLEVHSLFPNISEFWLPFIIGAIAFPFFCFFVWMLSVIPAPSEADKALRAERPPMTQADKTNVLRQYGPGIACIMIVYCMLATMRDFRDNFSVEIWNELDAHWNKTVLAQTEVICSIFVLLAVGALSLIKNNEKAFHVTMGVIIAGIGMGGISTLLYHVHLISGFSWMLWLGMGLFLSYVPVQVALFERMIALFHIRANAGYFVYLCDALGYLGSVGILFYKEFFAKTVKWSDTMAQFSCIMTLGGGVLLIMGMLFFKKLLLNKEVSYQN
- a CDS encoding aspartate aminotransferase family protein, giving the protein MQSQFSSKEGDINLSESRQQWMTRHTDPATTELLAADAKVFLHQSLSTPCMDVLSGATGIYIINQQGKKYMDFHGNSVHQLGYQNKYITDRVKAQMDTLAFSPRRFTNQPAIRLAERLTTGDLSRVLFAPGGTSAIGMALKLARVVTGKYKTISMYDSFHGASMDSISVGGEYQFHQDIGPLLPGNIHVPPPDTQRGIWKDEMAYVDYIEYVIEKEGDIGALVAETIRSTDVIIPSVQYWKRLREICTRHGVLLILDEIPICMGRTGTLYAWQQYDIIPDIVVLGKGLGAGLVPMAAMLCKEEFNKAAHISLGHYTHEKNPLGAAAALAALDYMEEYKVLDHVMEMEAHIRSRLKSYSTRGKGMLWAIEADNAEQALYRCLEQGLSFKVSSGKVLSLYPPLITTKEEMDHALDIIINAI
- a CDS encoding efflux RND transporter periplasmic adaptor subunit, yielding MRDILNVLAGSLIIITGCHSSSGNKEATKTGAVDSSNIVQLSAIQVKNAGIITGKPELKQMHTSLRVNGVIDVPPQNLVSISIPLGGYLKTMNLLPGMQVKKGQILAVLEDPQYVQLQEDYLVAKNKLTFLEADFARQQELNQSKANSDKVLQQVKSDYESQKVIVRALSEKLHLININPATLQSSTISRQISIPAPISGFVRKVNVNTGKYVAPTDVLFELMDPADLHLSLTVFEKDLSQISHGQDVIAWANDGSEKYQAEVHFITQGVDETHAAEVHCHLKKYDKRLVPGMFMNAEIALNNAQVKALPDAAIVKWQGKNYVFKADTGYMYTMVPVEPGAHTDGFTEIKTELPEGEYVINNAYPVLMKMKNSGEDE
- a CDS encoding XRE family transcriptional regulator, yielding MQEDILIQIGNKIKEIRKAKGITVQELASKADVSKGLISQIENNRTIPSLLVLMNIITSLDLDLNEFFKGIEQQATASHVIVKRSEDYYEFEKEKTKGFKYKRIMTRNLKNFPVDIVMLELKPGAKRTNMVKTEAYEYKYIVQGTVEYLINNEKHTLYAGDSIFFDGRQGHRPANIGEDTALILVAYFFI
- a CDS encoding alkaline phosphatase, translated to MKKLLTGCILLLPTFLKAQEKLPKGIEHVIIIGVDGMSPDGIKQAKTPVMHNLIAHGAVKWNVRTVLPSSSSPNWASMIMGAGPEQHGITDNDWQRDKHSLPPVVANDEGIFPTIFGVLHQQYPKANIGAVYHWDDFGRLFEKKAVSHDRHFNTEDSTATDFIQYIRAEKPLFAFVHFDHVDHAGHEYGHGSPLYYQAVAKTDSLIGRIMESIPPNTLVIITADHGGKGKSHGGATPEEAEIAMIFSGKDVKPGYVITQPVYTYDLAATIAFALHARQPYAWIGRPVKSAFEGFSEPQN